In Candidatus Delongbacteria bacterium, one genomic interval encodes:
- a CDS encoding urea transporter, with protein MTGPATGALLRELPNRLATAAGVILFTGRRRSGLLFLAALALDPSRLVLGLAGALVAMTVGGLAARSPVWQKLGFFGGSGMLTALALSAYLPVSGMMVAFTALCAALSAMVLLALVPLLGKHDMPILALPFVSASLVGLSAAPVLGLKIQAGHGIDNWLLPVFEHANHALAVYAPHLLDAFLRTIGSLLFLPEPLAGVLILVGLVLGSRITALAMAGGALVSVFLLQFISGQHLSSSTLALLAFNGVLIAAAFTGIFVALTRQALVYALLAVITGVVLTAGIQGLFDPMGLPVLALPFCLASWLFLLPLKTGSGALERHAIWAPPLALIGRAEDNLRAFERWKREQQQPQPVLTMPLHGVWTITQGPMGNLTHSTINGKHAWDFMLLDEQGRAASGLGAEREDFHGFGCPVLAPADGVVTAMEGRMRDNAVHAVDTEHPWGNWVMITHENGMVSLLAHLRAGSLRVLPGQGVQRGQEIAQLGNSGRSPEPHLHLQLNDGPWLASRSQPAVFGSWLELRPGQGPLFHPLGTPQEGMRVCTLTHMDWPDWSACLPLSVPGRRFVYTDVDSRDEVVLEVIAGSWGRLLLDDGLQRAQVVYWPGWIQLLPLREGDPDWRCLHHGRSLVQALLEFSSVLPLMGSHELEVRQDVHSTGLAGGLRRSFSLEGRGKLSQLFRREPGPLSPLTCRSELVLSNGRSWTSGFVAEPGRGLVEIQLNQGGRHKRILRLRED; from the coding sequence ATGACCGGCCCTGCCACGGGAGCCCTGCTGCGCGAGCTGCCCAACCGGTTGGCCACGGCCGCCGGGGTGATCCTGTTCACCGGGCGGCGGCGCAGCGGGCTGCTCTTCCTTGCCGCACTGGCGCTGGATCCCTCCCGCCTGGTTCTGGGACTGGCGGGGGCATTGGTGGCGATGACCGTCGGCGGGCTGGCCGCGCGCTCGCCCGTGTGGCAGAAACTTGGCTTCTTCGGCGGCTCGGGAATGCTCACGGCCCTGGCGCTGTCCGCCTATCTGCCGGTATCCGGAATGATGGTCGCCTTCACGGCACTCTGTGCGGCATTGTCCGCGATGGTGCTGCTGGCGCTGGTTCCCCTGCTGGGCAAACATGACATGCCCATTCTGGCCCTGCCTTTCGTGAGCGCCAGTCTGGTGGGATTGAGCGCGGCCCCCGTGCTGGGGCTGAAGATCCAGGCCGGGCACGGCATCGACAACTGGCTGCTGCCCGTCTTCGAGCACGCCAATCACGCCCTCGCGGTGTACGCTCCCCATCTGCTGGACGCCTTCCTGCGTACCATCGGCAGCCTGCTCTTCCTGCCCGAACCGCTGGCCGGTGTGCTGATTCTGGTGGGGCTTGTGCTGGGCAGCCGGATCACGGCGCTGGCAATGGCCGGTGGTGCATTGGTGAGTGTGTTCCTGCTGCAGTTCATCAGCGGACAGCATCTCAGTTCCAGCACCCTGGCGCTGCTGGCATTCAATGGTGTGCTGATCGCGGCCGCCTTCACCGGAATCTTCGTGGCGCTCACCCGCCAGGCTCTGGTGTACGCCCTGCTGGCCGTGATCACGGGTGTGGTGCTTACCGCGGGCATCCAGGGTCTGTTCGATCCCATGGGACTGCCCGTGCTGGCGCTGCCCTTCTGTCTGGCCAGCTGGCTCTTCCTGCTGCCGCTCAAGACCGGCTCGGGGGCTCTCGAACGGCACGCGATCTGGGCTCCGCCGCTGGCGCTGATCGGGCGCGCCGAGGACAATCTGCGTGCCTTCGAGCGCTGGAAGCGCGAGCAGCAGCAGCCCCAGCCCGTGTTGACCATGCCGCTGCACGGGGTCTGGACCATCACCCAGGGCCCGATGGGGAATCTGACTCACAGCACGATCAACGGCAAGCACGCCTGGGACTTCATGCTGCTGGACGAGCAGGGGCGGGCCGCCAGTGGTCTGGGTGCCGAGCGCGAGGACTTTCACGGCTTCGGCTGTCCGGTGCTGGCTCCCGCCGACGGTGTGGTGACCGCCATGGAAGGCCGCATGCGTGACAACGCCGTGCACGCGGTGGATACGGAGCATCCCTGGGGCAACTGGGTGATGATCACCCACGAGAACGGCATGGTCAGCCTGCTGGCCCACCTGCGGGCGGGCAGCCTGCGTGTCCTGCCCGGGCAGGGCGTCCAGCGTGGCCAGGAAATCGCCCAGCTGGGCAACAGCGGGCGCAGCCCCGAACCTCACCTGCACCTGCAGCTGAACGATGGTCCCTGGCTGGCGTCGCGCAGTCAGCCCGCGGTCTTCGGCAGCTGGCTGGAGCTGCGCCCCGGGCAGGGTCCGCTCTTCCATCCGCTGGGCACCCCGCAGGAAGGCATGCGCGTCTGCACCCTGACTCACATGGACTGGCCCGACTGGAGCGCCTGCCTGCCCCTTTCGGTGCCCGGTCGGCGTTTCGTGTACACCGACGTCGACTCGCGCGACGAGGTGGTGCTGGAGGTGATCGCTGGCAGCTGGGGCCGCCTGCTGCTCGACGATGGCCTGCAGCGTGCCCAGGTGGTCTACTGGCCGGGCTGGATCCAGTTGCTGCCGCTGCGCGAGGGAGATCCTGACTGGCGCTGCCTGCATCACGGCCGGAGTCTGGTCCAGGCCTTGCTGGAATTCAGCTCCGTGCTGCCCCTGATGGGCAGCCATGAGCTGGAGGTTCGCCAGGACGTGCACTCCACCGGGCTGGCCGGAGGGCTGCGGCGCTCATTCAGCCTGGAAGGGCGTGGCAAGTTGAGCCAGCTCTTCCGGCGCGAACCGGGCCCGCTGAGCCCCTTGACCTGCAGGAGCGAGCTGGTGCTGTCAAACGGTCGCAGCTGGACCAGTGGTTTTGTTGCGGAACCCGGGCGTGGGCTGGTGGAAATCCAATTGAATCAGGGCGGTCGTCACAAGCGCATCCTGCGCCTGCGTGAAGACTGA
- a CDS encoding alanine racemase, with product MSQDTTPKTAYQAPTIVKQKAGSGNIFGNSPRSSYHDAIAGVPISDLVQTHGSPLFVLSEGEIRARVREFHMAFGSRYPRVRLGWSYKTHYLAAVCQIMHQEGSMAEVVSGTEFRMARQLGVRPDQIIYNGPHKDDASLIEAMHGGTRIHLDNSEELLHLEELARAQGFGPQKKLAVAIRVNMQLDAQHWDRFGFNLESGRAHQVARRVEESDSLCLRGLHCHIGTYVDNVDMYRRAALKLVELANWLRRELGVRLEWWDLGGGFASRNTLHWAYQNGDVTCPTFARYAEAICGELRQLEREEGEALPELFFESGRALIEECQDLVVSVISERRLGDGTRALVLDAGVNLLSNSYWYRYDVCPTRDPGSTVLEDTTLLGNLCMQIDVLRKSVPLPPLNTGDTLVIRKVGAYNLSQSTQFIHGRPAVLLVDEQQGVHVVRVAETAETMRIQDRLPAHLRSVADSDALPRFRADGDGGGGR from the coding sequence ATGAGCCAGGATACCACCCCCAAGACCGCATACCAGGCCCCGACCATCGTCAAGCAGAAGGCCGGAAGCGGAAACATCTTCGGCAATTCTCCGCGCAGCAGTTATCACGATGCGATCGCGGGTGTGCCCATCAGTGATCTGGTGCAGACCCACGGCAGCCCGCTCTTCGTGCTCTCCGAGGGGGAGATCCGCGCCCGGGTGCGTGAGTTCCACATGGCCTTCGGCTCGCGCTATCCGCGCGTGCGGCTGGGCTGGTCCTACAAGACGCACTATCTGGCCGCCGTGTGCCAGATCATGCACCAGGAAGGCAGCATGGCCGAGGTGGTCTCGGGCACCGAGTTCCGCATGGCCCGCCAGCTGGGTGTGCGTCCGGACCAGATCATCTACAACGGTCCTCACAAGGACGACGCCAGCCTGATCGAGGCGATGCACGGCGGCACACGCATCCATCTGGACAACAGCGAAGAACTGCTGCACCTCGAGGAACTGGCGCGCGCCCAGGGTTTTGGCCCCCAGAAGAAGCTGGCGGTGGCGATCCGGGTCAACATGCAGCTGGACGCCCAGCACTGGGACCGCTTCGGTTTCAATCTGGAGAGCGGTCGCGCCCATCAGGTGGCACGCCGGGTGGAGGAAAGTGACAGTCTCTGCCTGCGTGGGCTGCATTGCCACATCGGCACCTACGTGGACAATGTGGACATGTACCGCCGGGCGGCCCTCAAGCTGGTGGAGCTGGCCAACTGGCTGCGCCGCGAGCTGGGCGTGCGGCTGGAATGGTGGGACCTGGGCGGCGGTTTCGCCAGCCGCAACACGTTGCACTGGGCCTACCAGAACGGCGATGTGACCTGCCCCACCTTCGCGCGCTACGCTGAGGCGATCTGCGGGGAACTGCGCCAGCTGGAACGTGAGGAAGGCGAGGCTCTGCCCGAGCTGTTCTTCGAATCGGGCCGCGCGCTCATCGAGGAGTGCCAGGACCTTGTGGTCAGCGTGATTTCCGAACGCCGGCTGGGCGACGGGACCCGGGCCCTGGTGCTGGACGCCGGCGTGAACCTGCTCTCCAACAGTTACTGGTACCGTTACGATGTGTGCCCGACCCGTGATCCGGGTTCCACGGTGCTGGAGGACACCACCTTGTTGGGCAACCTCTGCATGCAGATTGACGTGCTGCGCAAGTCGGTGCCGCTGCCTCCGCTGAACACGGGCGATACTCTCGTGATCCGCAAGGTGGGGGCGTACAATCTGAGCCAGAGTACCCAGTTCATCCACGGGCGCCCCGCGGTGCTGCTGGTGGATGAGCAGCAGGGTGTGCACGTGGTGCGTGTGGCCGAGACCGCCGAGACCATGCGCATCCAGGACCGCCTGCCCGCACATCTGCGCAGCGTGGCCGACTCCGATGCCCTGCCGCGCTTCCGGGCCGACGGGGACGGCGGCGGCGGCCGATGA